From a single Pseudomonas serboccidentalis genomic region:
- the madL gene encoding malonate transporter subunit MadL, which produces MIIYGVALLAICTLAGVIMGDMLGVLLGVKSNVGGVGIAMILLICARLWMQKRGGMTKDCEMGVGFWGAMYIPVVVAMAAQQNVVTALHGGPVAVLAAIGSVVVCGCTIALISRTHKGEPLPDEPVEVTPVGTPVGGR; this is translated from the coding sequence ATGATTATTTACGGTGTGGCGCTGTTGGCGATCTGTACGCTGGCAGGGGTGATCATGGGTGACATGCTCGGTGTGTTACTGGGCGTCAAATCCAACGTCGGCGGGGTCGGCATCGCCATGATCCTGTTGATCTGCGCGCGGTTGTGGATGCAGAAACGCGGTGGCATGACCAAGGATTGCGAGATGGGCGTCGGCTTCTGGGGCGCGATGTACATTCCGGTGGTGGTGGCGATGGCCGCGCAACAGAACGTCGTCACCGCCCTGCACGGCGGCCCGGTGGCGGTACTGGCGGCAATTGGCTCCGTAGTGGTGTGTGGCTGCACGATTGCCTTGATCAGCCGAACCCACAAGGGCGAACCGTTACCCGATGAACCGGTGGAAGTCACTCCTGTCGGCACGCCAGTAGGAGGTCGCTGA